In a genomic window of Helianthus annuus cultivar XRQ/B chromosome 10, HanXRQr2.0-SUNRISE, whole genome shotgun sequence:
- the LOC110880829 gene encoding uncharacterized protein LOC110880829: MKECLIKLPTLTVPYEKEPLILYLSSSDKAVGSVLMVERNGVQTPIYYVSRVLTDPETRYSTMGKLVLALLHASRRLRRYFTGHVITVLTNFHIGTILQKPETSGRLAKWAIELGGHNILYRSRPAIKGQVLADFITEVPVEKIKDCEIVETPGKDTSNELWLLYIDGASNEDGTGAGLRLVSPKKHEFTYAIKLDFKNTNNEAEYKASLAGLRLALKMGAQNLQAHVDSLLIASQINGIYDAKGEVMALYLDQAKELLQQFKSYKVVHINCSENKPADALSKLASTSFQHLTQDVRIEVLKNPSVLLRQEGILPESKAEARKIQNKALHYEMNGGILYRKSFLGPLLRCVDPQDANYLIREIHEGICGIHAGLRMVVTKIMNAGYYWPGMHVDALRELRKCDSCQRQSPKTLRPKNDLLLVSTAWPFQQWGIDMVGPFPDAPGAVKFIIVAVDYFTKWVEAKALASTTTMMVRKFIWEHIICRFGLPLKIVTDNGTNFASEDLQNWMKEMKIEHTFSSVAHAQGNGQVESVNKSIVEGIKARLGTKRRGWVDELLSILWAHRTMPKTSTGETPFSLVYGSEAVIPAEIGLPSPRLTAVNTIDNEVERHLDLDLLEERREIARIKQAKYKTQLERYYNARVRICTFTPGEYVFRDNEASNAERPGKLAPKWEGPYLIHEVLGKGAYKLRTLDGYIIPRTWNAQQLRKCYM; encoded by the exons ATGAAGGAATGTTTGATAAAGCTCCCTACACTGACCGTGCCGTATGAGAAGGAACCACTCATACTGTACTTATCTTCttcggataaggcagtagggtcggTATTGATGGTAGAAAGAAACGGAGTTCAAACTCCAATTTATTATGTTAGTAGGGTGCTTACCGATCCAGAAACGAGATACTCCACAATGGGTAAGTTGGTACTGGCACTGCTTCATGCTTCTAGAAGGCTGCGTAGATACTTTACAGGGCACGTAATCACAGTACTTACCAACTTCCACATCGGCACAATATTGCAAAAACCAGAGACGTCTGGgcggttagcaaaatgggcaatcgaatTGGGGGGCCACAACATCTTGTATAGGTCGCGCCCAGCCATCAAGGGTCAAGTTTTAGcagacttcatcacagaagtccCGGTGGAAAAAATCAAAGATTGTGAGATTGTTGAGACTCCCGGAAAAGACACATCTAATGAGCTGTGGTTACTATACATTGATGGGGCATCAAATGAGGATGGCACAGGAGCAGGGTTGCGCCTTGTAAGCCCCAAAAAGCATGAATTTACATACGCCATCAAGTTGGATTTCAAGAACACCAACAATGAGGCGGAATATAAGGCATCCCTGGCAGGCTTACGTCTCGCCCTAAAAATGGGGGCTCAAAATCTACAAGCACATGTCGACTCGCTTTTGATCGCCAGTCAAATCAACGGAATCTATGATGCAAAAGGCGAAGTTATGGCCTTATATTTGGATCAGGCGAAAGAATTGCTTCAGCAATTCAAGTCATACAAGGTAGTTCACATCAATTGTTCCGAAAACAAACCAGCAGACGCCTTGAGCAAGCTCGCTTCAACTTCCTTTCAACATCTCACCCAAGATGTAAGGATTGAAGTACTAAAAAATCCATCAGTCCTGTTGCGCCAG GAAGGAATACTCCCGGAGAGCAAAGCAGAGGCAAGGAAGATTCAAAACAAGGCCCTGCATTATGAGATGAATGGTGGTATTCTATACCGAAAGTCCTTCTTGGGGCCCCTATTGCGCTGTGTAGACCCCCAGGACGCGAATTACTTGATCAGAGAGATTCACGAAGGAATCTGTGGCATCCATGCAGGCCTGCGCATGGTTGTCACGAAGATTATGAATGCTGGTTATtactggccagggatgcatgtcgATGCTCTAAGGGAGTTGCGCAAATGTGACTCATGCCAAAGACAATCCCCGAAAACCCTGCGCCCGAAAAACGATCTCCTTCTTGTATCCACTGCTTGGCCTTTCCAACAGTGGGGAATTGAtatggtgggacctttccctgatgCTCCGGGAGCCGTGAAGTTCATAATCGTGGCCGTTGATTATTTTACGaagtgggtggaggccaaagctcTCGCCTCAACTACTACAATGATGGTGCGCAAGTTTATCTGGGAACACATCATTTGCAGGTTTGGTCTCCCACTCAAAATCGTCACAGACAATGGTACCAATTTTGCTTCCGAAGATCTTCAAAACtggatgaaggaaatgaagattgAGCATACTTTCTCCTCGGTTGCACATGCTCAAGGCAATGGTCAGGTGGAAAGTGTCAACAAAAGTATCGTTGAGGGGATAAAAGCCCGTCTGGGCACGAAGAGAAGaggctgggtagatgagctccTAAGCATCCtgtgggctcatcgaaccatgccgaAAACAAGCACTGGCGAAACTcctttcagcctagtctacggctCGGAGGCAGTTATCCCAGCTGAAATCGGTTTGCCCTCGCCACGTTTGACAGCAGTCAATACTATCGACAACGAGGTAGAGCGTCATCTGGACTTGGATTTGCTAGAAGAGAGGCGCGAAATTGCGCGAATTAAACAAGCCAAGTACAAGACAcaactggaaaggtactacaatgCGAGAgtgcgcatttgtaccttcactccAGGAGAATATGTCTTCCGAGACAACGAAGCTTCAAACGCTGAGCGCCCAGGAAAGctagcacccaaatgggaaggcccatacttaaTACATGAAGTGCTAGGGAAAGGGGCATACAAATTGCGCACTCTGGATGGATACATCATCCCGCGCACGTGGAATGCCCAACAACTGCGCAAGTGCTACATGTAA